A genomic window from Candidatus Pelagisphaera phototrophica includes:
- a CDS encoding sulfatase family protein: MSKKRPNIILIITDQQRYDTIAALGYPHLNTPHTDRLVKEGVAFEQCHVTAPSCGPSRASLFTGYFPHNSGALKNNDAWPRTWVQDLRDSGYYCVNIGKMHADPYNENHGFHERFVVENKQRRESELMWKKNPHIFEDEWDKALDLRGFDRPEKPFYKDWPDVQERQGAYEWKLPDDLHPDVFIGDLALRWINKSPWAADQSKLMQWIDKDKRPSLEDEPLFLEIGFPGPHPPFDPVERYTKEYMEKDLPMLPVTQEEMDAQPETLHSFRKRLTQRFADSIAFDPNASEASRKLQRAYYLANVTMIDEQVGRIMDRLGETGLLENSVVIFTSDHGECLGDHGLVEKWTMYDQSVRVPLVVWSPDRFEGNRKVSSLTQWFDIGPTILELAGLEPPAKMEAETLLPFLEKDPEAEEREYVYSEHAKDLMLQDLDHSLMIRSKKYKLIEYIGKGNGQLFDLGEDPDELNDVWDSPDYAEVKVKLRRDLSEWFVTSTVNATGWWKDPAAKAKQ; the protein is encoded by the coding sequence ATGTCTAAAAAACGCCCCAACATCATCCTCATCATAACGGACCAGCAGCGATACGACACGATCGCGGCCCTTGGATACCCTCACCTCAACACGCCGCATACCGATCGTCTCGTCAAAGAGGGAGTCGCCTTCGAGCAGTGCCACGTGACGGCACCTTCCTGCGGTCCCTCCAGAGCAAGCCTGTTCACCGGATACTTTCCCCATAATTCCGGAGCCTTGAAAAATAACGACGCCTGGCCGCGGACCTGGGTACAAGATCTGCGCGACAGCGGCTACTACTGCGTTAACATAGGTAAAATGCACGCGGATCCCTACAACGAGAATCATGGATTTCACGAGCGCTTTGTCGTGGAGAATAAACAACGTCGCGAATCAGAACTCATGTGGAAGAAGAATCCACACATTTTCGAAGATGAATGGGATAAGGCTCTCGATTTACGCGGCTTCGACCGTCCGGAGAAGCCCTTTTACAAAGACTGGCCCGACGTGCAAGAACGCCAAGGAGCCTACGAGTGGAAACTACCTGACGACCTTCATCCCGACGTCTTCATTGGCGATCTCGCTCTTCGATGGATCAACAAGTCACCCTGGGCAGCGGACCAGTCCAAACTCATGCAGTGGATCGACAAAGACAAGCGCCCTTCGCTCGAGGACGAACCACTCTTCCTCGAGATCGGCTTCCCTGGACCTCACCCTCCATTCGACCCCGTTGAACGGTACACCAAGGAGTACATGGAGAAAGACCTGCCGATGCTACCCGTTACCCAGGAAGAAATGGACGCGCAGCCGGAAACCCTTCACTCCTTCCGCAAGCGCCTCACCCAGCGCTTCGCCGATTCCATTGCCTTCGACCCCAATGCCTCCGAAGCTTCACGAAAGCTGCAGCGGGCCTACTACCTGGCCAACGTCACCATGATCGACGAGCAAGTAGGCCGCATTATGGATCGATTGGGAGAAACCGGGCTGTTGGAAAACTCCGTCGTCATTTTCACATCCGATCATGGGGAATGCCTCGGCGACCATGGACTAGTAGAAAAGTGGACCATGTACGATCAATCAGTCCGTGTTCCACTAGTTGTTTGGAGCCCCGATCGATTTGAGGGAAACCGAAAAGTTTCGTCGCTGACACAATGGTTCGATATCGGGCCAACGATTCTAGAACTGGCCGGACTCGAGCCACCCGCTAAAATGGAGGCGGAAACCCTACTCCCATTTCTCGAAAAAGATCCGGAAGCCGAAGAGCGCGAATACGTGTATTCCGAACATGCTAAGGACTTAATGCTGCAAGACCTCGATCACTCGCTCATGATCCGGAGCAAGAAGTACAAGCTGATTGAATACATAGGAAAAGGCAATGGACAGCTCTTCGATTTGGGGGAGGATCCGGATGAGCTAAACGATGTTTGGGACTCACCTGACTACGCCGAGGTCAAGGTCAAGCTTCGACGGGATCTATCCGAATGGTTCGTAACCAGCACCGTCAACGCCACCGGCTGGTGGAAGGACCCAGCGGCTAAAGCGAAGCAGTAG
- a CDS encoding Nramp family divalent metal transporter, which yields MSDVANAPKTWAGIRRQLGPGLIISANIVGSGELIVTTKLGADVGFIMLWFIILGCIIKVFVQLELGRYAISKRKTTLEAFNSVPGPKLIVSWLIWLWSIMWLAIFFQLSGMVGGIAQVFGLAGSELSHTVLAILITGSCATLLYIGQYKFIQNFSSIMVASFTVFTIFAVFSLYWTDYGITGVQLSEGLSFHLPDDFVIAFAAFGVIGVGASELITYPYWCLEKGYGRNVGPDDGTEAWIERAKGWIRVMKYDALLSLAIYTGATVAFYLLGAAVLNGRNIEVDNENLMVNLSNLYSTSFGEVGLWIFIVGAFVVMYSTVFIGTASNSRLGTDFFNLLGILNLKTDEQRQKAVRIACIILPALFCIFYLSFSKPVTLIAIGAIAQALMLPIISFAALYFLYFQTHKQLRPRGSWIVFLWISAFAMTSVGAFQLFRAVGNFLE from the coding sequence ATGTCAGATGTTGCAAATGCCCCGAAAACCTGGGCTGGAATTCGAAGACAACTAGGTCCTGGGTTGATTATCTCAGCTAATATTGTTGGCTCGGGAGAGTTGATCGTGACCACGAAGCTCGGAGCGGATGTGGGCTTCATCATGCTGTGGTTTATTATTCTTGGCTGCATCATTAAGGTATTTGTTCAGCTCGAGCTCGGCCGATACGCGATTTCAAAACGTAAAACGACCTTGGAAGCATTCAACTCGGTGCCTGGTCCTAAGCTTATTGTATCATGGCTTATATGGCTCTGGTCGATTATGTGGTTGGCCATCTTTTTTCAGCTTTCCGGGATGGTGGGAGGCATCGCCCAGGTTTTCGGCCTAGCCGGTTCGGAGTTGTCCCACACTGTATTGGCAATTCTGATAACAGGATCCTGCGCAACCCTACTTTATATCGGGCAGTACAAGTTTATCCAGAACTTCTCTTCGATCATGGTGGCCTCGTTTACGGTCTTCACGATATTCGCGGTGTTTTCACTTTACTGGACTGACTATGGAATAACGGGGGTTCAACTGTCTGAAGGACTTAGCTTTCATTTGCCTGACGACTTTGTGATCGCTTTTGCGGCCTTTGGAGTCATTGGGGTGGGTGCCTCGGAATTGATTACCTATCCCTATTGGTGTTTAGAAAAAGGATACGGCCGAAACGTCGGACCCGACGACGGAACGGAGGCTTGGATTGAGCGGGCAAAAGGGTGGATACGAGTGATGAAGTACGACGCCCTATTGTCTTTGGCTATCTATACAGGTGCCACGGTGGCGTTCTACTTGCTCGGCGCTGCAGTCCTCAATGGGAGAAACATCGAGGTGGATAATGAAAACCTGATGGTCAATCTATCGAATCTTTACAGTACCTCTTTTGGTGAAGTTGGATTGTGGATATTTATTGTAGGAGCCTTTGTGGTCATGTATTCAACGGTATTCATTGGCACAGCATCAAATAGCCGATTGGGGACAGACTTTTTTAATCTGCTAGGTATTCTGAATCTTAAAACGGACGAGCAACGACAAAAAGCGGTGCGAATCGCGTGTATCATCCTCCCCGCGTTATTCTGTATATTCTACCTGTCTTTCAGCAAGCCGGTCACCTTGATTGCCATCGGAGCGATCGCTCAGGCTCTGATGCTGCCGATCATCAGCTTCGCCGCGCTTTATTTTCTCTACTTTCAAACCCACAAGCAACTGAGACCCCGGGGTAGTTGGATCGTCTTTCTTTGGATTTCCGCGTTCGCTATGACCTCGGTCGGAGCCTTCCAACTGTTTCGGGCGGTTGGAAACTTTTTGGAATAA
- a CDS encoding TetR/AcrR family transcriptional regulator translates to MPLKNKTRPVGRPRKFDRDKVVNVAMKAFWTHGYDGTSMRILESATGLEAPSIYGAFGNKQQLFETCIENYREKARPIHDKAISQPDSRLVAKCCLEGLVELMTSEDYPEGCLVALGAALSSPSSDPIRHYLNDIFSDLTLRYVKRFERSIEEGDLPKNADPSALANYLIMLDRGLALQAKAGHKKPDLLKTVSIAVSNWPCCDR, encoded by the coding sequence ATGCCCCTTAAGAACAAAACGAGACCCGTGGGAAGACCGCGTAAATTCGATCGCGACAAGGTCGTCAATGTTGCCATGAAAGCCTTCTGGACGCATGGGTATGACGGGACTAGCATGCGCATACTCGAATCGGCAACGGGTCTAGAAGCACCGAGCATATACGGTGCATTCGGCAACAAACAGCAACTTTTTGAAACGTGCATTGAAAATTATCGCGAAAAAGCTCGGCCGATCCACGACAAAGCAATAAGTCAACCAGATTCGCGGCTTGTAGCTAAATGTTGTCTCGAAGGTTTGGTTGAACTCATGACATCTGAGGACTATCCCGAGGGTTGCCTTGTCGCTTTGGGCGCAGCTTTATCCAGCCCTTCGTCCGACCCTATTCGACATTATTTAAATGATATATTTTCTGACCTTACTTTGCGGTATGTTAAGCGATTCGAAAGATCAATAGAAGAGGGTGATTTGCCAAAGAATGCAGACCCGTCAGCACTCGCAAACTACCTTATTATGCTCGATCGTGGACTCGCCCTGCAAGCAAAGGCAGGCCATAAAAAACCCGATCTTTTAAAAACCGTTTCGATAGCCGTAAGTAATTGGCCATGCTGCGATCGTTAG
- a CDS encoding sulfatase produces MLFADDLGYADIGCYGSNDIPTPNIDSLAAQGMKFTNAYVTAGTCSPSRAALLTGQYQQRFGFEFNTSNRAITERLGRGLDPFAPIISDVLSKALYKTGMVGKWHQGTRDQFHPVNRGFDEFYGFLAGAHAFLDPKRLTKEERAVAGGGGNTGPLLRGFNPEVEDEYLTDAFAREAVDFISRQSANQPFFLYVPFNAVHTPLEATQKYKDRFSNVADLKRRIYYAMTSAMDDAVGDIMAAVNSSGFSDNTLVVFFNDNGGPIYTEVQSNGPLRMGKLFLFEGGIRVPLIIKWPGQIDAGSVSDATVSALDLFPTFASVAGAKLPEEIKMDGFDLTEWLLGARTDNVHDTLFWRNGDNKAMRKGKWKMVEVPGHVWLFNLEADISEKNNLAEQRPEVVNELQQAFRDWETTIEDPAWPAKPNTNSPPTIIDGVEYRFKV; encoded by the coding sequence ATGCTATTCGCAGACGACTTAGGTTACGCGGATATTGGGTGCTACGGTTCCAACGATATTCCCACTCCGAACATCGACAGCCTTGCTGCTCAGGGCATGAAGTTCACCAACGCATATGTCACAGCAGGAACCTGCAGTCCATCTCGTGCCGCCCTCCTAACTGGACAGTACCAGCAGCGATTCGGTTTCGAGTTCAACACCAGCAATAGAGCTATAACTGAACGGCTGGGACGCGGACTAGATCCATTCGCCCCTATTATTTCGGACGTACTCAGCAAGGCTCTGTACAAGACAGGTATGGTAGGAAAATGGCACCAAGGAACGCGGGACCAATTCCATCCGGTAAATCGTGGATTTGACGAATTCTATGGGTTCCTGGCCGGTGCTCACGCCTTCCTTGATCCAAAACGCCTAACAAAGGAAGAGAGAGCCGTGGCTGGAGGTGGCGGCAATACCGGTCCCCTCCTCCGCGGTTTTAATCCAGAAGTCGAAGACGAATATCTTACCGACGCGTTCGCAAGGGAGGCCGTCGACTTCATCAGCCGACAATCAGCCAATCAGCCGTTTTTCCTCTACGTGCCATTCAATGCCGTGCATACGCCCCTCGAGGCAACGCAAAAGTATAAGGATCGATTCTCCAATGTCGCCGATCTCAAGCGTCGTATCTACTACGCAATGACTAGTGCCATGGACGACGCGGTCGGGGATATCATGGCGGCCGTTAATAGCAGCGGCTTCTCTGACAACACTCTGGTTGTGTTTTTCAACGACAACGGTGGCCCGATTTATACGGAAGTTCAAAGCAACGGTCCTTTGCGAATGGGCAAGCTTTTCCTGTTCGAGGGGGGTATCCGCGTCCCGTTGATCATTAAATGGCCGGGCCAAATCGATGCTGGCAGTGTGAGCGACGCTACAGTCAGTGCTCTCGACTTGTTTCCAACTTTTGCAAGTGTCGCCGGGGCGAAGTTGCCCGAAGAAATAAAGATGGACGGCTTCGATCTCACCGAATGGCTATTAGGAGCACGCACTGATAATGTTCATGATACGCTCTTCTGGCGGAACGGCGATAACAAGGCGATGCGAAAAGGCAAATGGAAGATGGTCGAAGTACCCGGGCACGTATGGTTGTTTAATCTAGAGGCCGACATCAGCGAGAAAAATAATCTAGCCGAACAACGCCCAGAAGTCGTAAACGAACTGCAGCAGGCCTTTCGCGATTGGGAAACTACAATCGAAGACCCAGCTTGGCCAGCGAAGCCAAACACAAACAGCCCTCCAACAATTATCGACGGAGTGGAATATCGCTTCAAAGTTTAA
- a CDS encoding acyltransferase family protein — MKSLIENDGWSKRIHYMDNLRAIAMFLGVILHAGVFYNSWPIPGINLHAETSETLHLIIETIHVFRMELFFLVSGFFASLFLSRKGLKNLFENRIKRILLPLIVCVLLLQPWWSAITVDLVNNGNLNFWELYFSHLLDPLTVFRYERPIGQWFQHIWFLEVLFIFVTFQILINFLSLKFSRFSEATSYTIQRLLSGRFGIYWMVAITYGTLLLSPPWSDVPAVGVSLSTLGFFGLFYFFGYFAFKSPKILGSALKNLKYNWIPLFLGFGFLVTKTSFVFLSIPIEILGQDMAFFKGTEVDGKIAWTFPIVNNIFSFAGWSFGDIKWHAFSLVKSYTAWFAVIGFIFLFKKFWNKENAVWKYLSQSSYWVYILHFPLQWSLYTYLFNNDEQSPIVGFVGILAISTTICLISYHFLVRGSFVGVFLNGRKYSYSLREEWKIIKVYLCGRALVPVLATALALFLIGYIEREPGIRITQYASWSDEEKLKEVLVSNPNAIANGKRPDGRNALHMASTTLHQQASMQPNFEELDRIIRLLVESGINLNAVDKTGQTALHYAAKTGNLAAIDILCSLGANPNIPSDWIGETPLHIAAALGHPEMIKVLISSGADPSLKRKTGHTPEALHFKFHGNGFDQDLIAGVTNR, encoded by the coding sequence ATGAAGTCTTTAATCGAAAATGATGGATGGAGTAAACGTATCCATTATATGGATAATTTAAGAGCGATAGCTATGTTCCTAGGAGTTATTTTGCACGCAGGTGTTTTTTACAATAGCTGGCCTATTCCGGGAATCAACCTTCACGCAGAGACCTCCGAGACACTACACCTGATTATAGAAACTATTCATGTATTCCGAATGGAATTATTTTTCCTTGTTTCGGGCTTCTTTGCGTCTCTATTCCTGAGCCGAAAGGGGCTTAAAAATCTTTTTGAGAACAGGATTAAACGCATCTTGTTGCCTTTAATTGTATGCGTACTACTCCTACAACCTTGGTGGTCTGCCATTACCGTTGATTTAGTAAATAATGGAAATCTTAATTTCTGGGAACTTTACTTCTCACATCTATTAGATCCGCTGACAGTTTTTAGATACGAGCGTCCAATTGGTCAGTGGTTTCAACACATATGGTTTCTAGAAGTACTATTTATTTTTGTTACGTTTCAAATATTAATTAATTTTTTATCTCTTAAGTTCAGTAGGTTTAGCGAGGCAACTTCTTATACAATCCAAAGACTGCTTTCAGGGAGATTTGGAATATATTGGATGGTTGCAATTACCTATGGAACCTTGCTTCTAAGTCCTCCTTGGTCCGACGTACCAGCGGTTGGTGTTTCGCTGAGCACGCTTGGATTTTTCGGGTTATTTTACTTTTTCGGTTACTTCGCGTTTAAATCCCCAAAAATACTAGGTTCTGCTTTAAAAAATTTAAAATATAATTGGATTCCTCTTTTTCTAGGTTTCGGTTTCTTGGTAACGAAGACTAGCTTTGTATTTTTATCTATACCGATCGAAATATTGGGCCAGGATATGGCCTTTTTCAAAGGTACAGAAGTTGATGGGAAAATTGCTTGGACTTTTCCAATAGTTAATAATATCTTTAGTTTCGCTGGTTGGAGTTTTGGCGATATAAAGTGGCACGCTTTTTCTTTAGTAAAATCGTATACTGCTTGGTTTGCCGTGATCGGTTTCATCTTTTTGTTTAAGAAGTTTTGGAATAAAGAAAATGCGGTTTGGAAATATTTATCACAGTCATCTTATTGGGTATATATCTTGCACTTTCCTCTTCAATGGTCTTTGTATACTTATTTATTTAACAACGATGAACAGAGTCCTATTGTAGGATTCGTGGGAATACTCGCTATAAGCACAACTATTTGTTTAATTTCATACCATTTTCTTGTTCGAGGAAGTTTTGTTGGAGTTTTTCTGAATGGGCGTAAATATTCATACTCCCTCCGAGAAGAATGGAAAATAATAAAAGTTTACTTATGTGGCAGAGCTTTGGTGCCAGTCCTAGCTACTGCACTAGCTTTGTTTCTGATAGGCTACATTGAGCGCGAGCCCGGTATTCGAATAACGCAGTACGCCAGTTGGAGCGATGAGGAAAAATTAAAAGAAGTATTAGTGTCTAATCCTAATGCGATCGCTAACGGAAAAAGACCTGATGGTCGCAACGCGTTACACATGGCGAGCACTACGTTGCATCAACAGGCTTCGATGCAGCCAAATTTTGAAGAATTAGATAGGATAATTAGGCTTCTGGTCGAGAGTGGTATAAATCTTAATGCTGTAGATAAAACTGGACAGACTGCCCTTCATTATGCCGCAAAAACGGGTAACTTGGCAGCAATCGATATTTTATGTAGTCTAGGTGCAAACCCAAACATACCATCCGATTGGATAGGGGAAACACCTTTGCACATAGCAGCTGCTCTAGGTCATCCAGAAATGATAAAAGTTCTAATTTCTAGCGGAGCTGACCCGAGCCTAAAGCGGAAAACTGGGCATACTCCCGAGGCCCTCCACTTCAAATTTCATGGGAATGGATTTGATCAAGACCTTATCGCAGGCGTGACCAATAGATAA
- a CDS encoding cryptochrome/photolyase family protein: MPSRPRRRSLLVFPHQLFAEHPGLAEEPSQIYLIEDSLFFGDNEHPARFHKQKLWLHRSSMKHFETRLRKAGHTVTYIEHVPGTSALKLLFEEMIQHTNEDLLVAEVHDFLLQKRLDRFCSLYSKDIESLKTPMFINDGATNRGFRDGKKRWFMADFYKFQRRRLGILMDGDKPTGAEWSYDEQNRKKVPKRMLSEIPGIPFPERDALDLEARSHILANYPDNPGSLDSLYYPTRHEDSEEWLQQFLTSRFTLFGDFEDAMVEGKNWLWHSVLTPMLNIGLLTPEQILRSALAHSNSHEIPLNSLEGFIRQIIGWREFMRATYVDLGVTMRTSNHWKHSRKIPISFYEGTTGIAPIDDVIARLKKTGYCHHIERLMTLGGFMFLCEFDPDEIYRWFMEMFVDSYDWVMVPNVYGMSQHADGGGVATKPYFSGSAYIRKMSNYPAGDWTSVWDGLYWRWILSHADSLAKNPRWAMMCATARRMAPGKKASHLEAANGFLAQL, encoded by the coding sequence ATGCCCTCTCGCCCTCGGCGCAGATCTCTCCTTGTTTTTCCTCATCAGCTCTTCGCAGAGCATCCCGGACTCGCGGAGGAACCGTCCCAGATCTACCTGATCGAAGACAGTCTTTTCTTTGGCGACAACGAGCATCCAGCCCGCTTTCACAAGCAAAAGCTCTGGCTGCACCGGTCCTCCATGAAGCACTTTGAGACCAGGCTAAGGAAGGCCGGGCACACCGTTACCTATATCGAGCATGTTCCCGGAACCTCTGCCCTGAAGCTCCTCTTCGAAGAGATGATTCAGCATACCAATGAGGATCTCCTCGTGGCCGAGGTTCACGATTTTCTTCTCCAAAAGAGATTGGATCGCTTTTGCTCCCTGTATTCCAAAGACATCGAATCCCTCAAAACGCCCATGTTTATCAATGACGGGGCGACCAACCGGGGATTTAGGGACGGCAAAAAACGCTGGTTTATGGCGGACTTTTACAAGTTTCAAAGACGGAGACTGGGTATCTTGATGGACGGGGACAAGCCCACCGGGGCCGAGTGGAGCTACGACGAGCAGAATAGGAAGAAAGTTCCCAAGCGTATGCTAAGTGAGATCCCCGGTATACCTTTCCCTGAGCGGGACGCTCTCGACCTGGAGGCACGCAGCCACATCCTCGCAAACTATCCTGACAACCCCGGTAGCCTCGACTCTCTCTATTACCCAACCCGTCACGAGGACAGCGAAGAATGGCTCCAGCAATTCCTCACTTCACGTTTCACCCTCTTCGGGGATTTTGAGGATGCCATGGTGGAGGGAAAGAACTGGCTCTGGCACAGTGTCCTGACCCCCATGTTGAATATCGGGCTCCTGACTCCAGAACAGATCCTTCGCTCCGCCCTCGCCCATTCCAACAGCCACGAGATCCCACTCAATTCTTTGGAAGGATTTATCCGGCAGATTATTGGCTGGAGGGAATTTATGAGGGCCACCTATGTCGATCTTGGCGTAACAATGCGCACCTCCAATCACTGGAAACATTCCCGGAAGATCCCGATCTCTTTTTATGAAGGTACCACCGGAATTGCGCCCATCGATGACGTCATTGCACGGTTAAAAAAAACCGGCTATTGCCACCATATTGAGCGGCTCATGACCCTCGGGGGATTCATGTTCCTCTGCGAATTTGACCCAGATGAAATCTACCGATGGTTCATGGAGATGTTTGTCGATAGCTATGACTGGGTCATGGTTCCCAACGTCTACGGCATGAGCCAGCATGCCGATGGCGGTGGAGTTGCGACGAAACCCTATTTTTCCGGTTCCGCCTACATACGCAAGATGAGCAACTACCCTGCCGGCGACTGGACTTCCGTATGGGACGGGCTCTACTGGCGCTGGATTCTCAGCCACGCCGACTCTCTCGCGAAAAACCCCCGTTGGGCGATGATGTGCGCAACCGCGAGGCGCATGGCCCCGGGAAAAAAGGCCTCCCATCTGGAAGCGGCCAACGGCTTTCTCGCTCAGCTCTGA